A genomic window from Streptomyces sp. 846.5 includes:
- the rph gene encoding ribonuclease PH — protein sequence MTRNDGRSLDQLRPITIERGWSKHAEGSVLVSFGDTRVLCTASVTEGVPRWRRGSGEGWVTGEYAMLPRATNTRNDRESVRGKIGGRTHEISRLIGRSLRGVVDTRALSENTIAIDCDVLQADGGTRTAAITGAYVALVDAIRWAQEKKITRAKADPIVGSVSAVSVGIVGGLPMLDLNYEEDVRAETDMNIVCTGDGKFVEVQGTAEGAPFDRELLDQLLNLGQLGCAELEQIQRKVLEG from the coding sequence TGACACGCAACGACGGCCGCAGCCTCGACCAGCTCCGCCCCATCACCATCGAGCGCGGCTGGAGCAAGCACGCCGAGGGCTCGGTCCTGGTCTCGTTCGGGGACACCCGGGTGCTCTGCACCGCCAGCGTCACCGAGGGCGTCCCGCGCTGGCGCCGCGGCAGCGGCGAGGGCTGGGTCACCGGCGAGTACGCGATGCTGCCCCGTGCCACCAACACCCGCAACGACCGCGAGTCCGTCCGCGGCAAGATCGGCGGACGCACCCATGAGATCAGCCGCCTGATCGGCCGTTCGCTGCGCGGCGTCGTGGACACCCGGGCCCTGTCCGAGAACACCATCGCCATCGACTGCGACGTCCTCCAGGCCGACGGCGGCACCCGTACCGCGGCCATCACCGGGGCGTACGTGGCCCTGGTCGACGCGATCCGCTGGGCCCAGGAGAAGAAGATCACCCGGGCCAAGGCCGACCCGATCGTCGGATCCGTGAGCGCGGTCAGCGTCGGCATCGTGGGCGGGCTGCCCATGCTCGACCTCAACTACGAGGAGGACGTGCGCGCCGAGACGGACATGAACATCGTCTGCACCGGCGACGGGAAGTTCGTCGAGGTCCAGGGCACGGCGGAGGGCGCGCCGTTCGACCGGGAGCTGCTCGATCAACTGCTGAACCTGGGACAGCTGGGCTGCGCCGAGCTGGAGCAGATCCAGCGCAAGGTCCTGGAGGGGTGA
- the rdgB gene encoding RdgB/HAM1 family non-canonical purine NTP pyrophosphatase has translation MTDRLILATRNAGKVVELRTILGEAGLGVELVGADAYPEIPDVVETGVTFAENALLKAHALAQATGFPAVADDSGLCVDVLGGAPGIFSARWAGRHGDDKANLDLLLAQLSDIAPPHRTAHFACAAALALPDGTERVVMGRLRGTLRFEPVGTNGFGYDPILQPDGYDVTCAELSPKAKNAISHRGEAFRGLVPVVRELVTG, from the coding sequence GTGACTGATCGACTCATCCTCGCCACCCGCAACGCGGGCAAGGTCGTCGAACTCCGGACCATCCTCGGCGAGGCGGGGCTGGGCGTCGAGCTGGTCGGCGCGGACGCCTACCCGGAGATCCCCGACGTGGTCGAGACCGGCGTGACCTTCGCGGAGAACGCGCTGCTCAAGGCCCATGCGCTGGCCCAGGCCACCGGCTTCCCGGCCGTCGCGGACGACTCCGGCCTCTGCGTCGACGTACTCGGCGGCGCGCCCGGCATCTTCTCGGCCCGCTGGGCCGGCCGCCACGGCGACGACAAGGCCAACCTCGACCTGCTGCTCGCCCAACTGAGCGACATCGCCCCACCCCACCGCACCGCCCACTTCGCCTGCGCCGCCGCCCTAGCCCTCCCCGACGGCACCGAACGAGTCGTCATGGGCCGCCTCCGGGGCACCCTGCGGTTCGAACCAGTGGGCACCAACGGCTTCGGCTACGACCCGATCCTCCAGCCGGACGGCTACGACGTCACCTGCGCAGAACTGTCGCCGAAGGCGAAGAACGCGATCAGTCACCGCGGTGAGGCCTTCCGCGGGCTCGTCCCGGTGGTGCGGGAGCTGGTCACCGGCTGA
- a CDS encoding carbohydrate binding domain-containing protein translates to MVGTPTQAGARRVLVAACCGALLAGGGLLAVGGSAQASTAQLLVNPGFESGSLSGWSCSTADKVVTSPVAAGSYALSGTPAGSDFAQCAQTVAVAPNSTYTLSGQVEGSYVYLGATGTGVSASNWTPSATSWQTLSTTFTTGASTTSVQVYVHGWYGQPAFVADELSLSGPPAGGATSTPTATTSPTASASPSASATPTATATATTPPTDTGFRHPVYMMPLDNSPQAISDVISKSGENEFLFAFVLDSGGCTPAWDGSASSTVASDTAVLADVNAARAAGGDVAVSFGGYNGTELGSTCGSSSALAAAYQQVINKYKLTRIDLDWENGSLDANMAVRWSAIKQLEAANPSLKVTLTIPMTTIGLPDTGRDEIQQAINDGARIDRVNIMDFDFGLSSGTETAAAETVAGDVVAQLQKLYGWDAATAWAHLSVQLMNGHTDQPSELFTQSTFTDLLGFVQANHAAAFSYWDVNRDRACDPSVVHNWADGACSSVTQNAYDFTKILTQFSG, encoded by the coding sequence ATGGTCGGTACGCCCACACAGGCGGGGGCCCGGCGGGTACTGGTGGCGGCGTGTTGCGGCGCGCTGCTGGCGGGCGGCGGGTTGCTCGCCGTTGGCGGGAGCGCGCAGGCGAGTACGGCGCAGCTGCTGGTCAACCCGGGGTTCGAGAGCGGGAGCCTGAGCGGCTGGAGCTGTTCGACGGCGGACAAGGTGGTGACCAGCCCTGTCGCGGCGGGCTCGTACGCCCTGTCCGGGACGCCGGCCGGGTCGGACTTCGCGCAGTGCGCGCAGACGGTCGCGGTCGCGCCCAACTCGACGTACACGTTGAGCGGGCAGGTGGAGGGGAGCTACGTCTACCTCGGGGCCACCGGGACGGGCGTGAGCGCCAGCAACTGGACGCCCAGTGCGACGAGTTGGCAGACGCTGTCGACGACGTTCACGACCGGCGCGAGCACCACGTCGGTGCAGGTGTACGTGCACGGGTGGTACGGGCAGCCGGCGTTTGTGGCCGATGAGCTCTCGCTGAGCGGGCCGCCGGCGGGAGGGGCGACTTCCACGCCCACGGCTACGACTTCTCCCACGGCGAGTGCCAGCCCTAGTGCCAGCGCCACCCCCACCGCTACGGCCACGGCCACCACCCCGCCCACCGACACCGGGTTCCGGCACCCGGTCTACATGATGCCGCTCGACAACAGCCCGCAGGCGATCTCGGACGTCATCTCCAAGTCCGGTGAGAACGAGTTCCTCTTCGCCTTCGTGCTGGACTCCGGCGGCTGCACCCCGGCCTGGGACGGCAGTGCCTCCTCCACCGTCGCCTCCGACACCGCCGTGCTGGCGGATGTGAACGCCGCCCGCGCGGCTGGCGGGGATGTCGCGGTGTCGTTCGGCGGCTACAACGGCACCGAGCTGGGCAGCACCTGCGGCAGCTCGTCCGCGCTCGCCGCCGCGTACCAGCAGGTGATCAACAAGTACAAGCTCACCCGGATCGACCTGGACTGGGAGAACGGCAGCCTGGACGCCAACATGGCGGTGCGCTGGAGTGCGATCAAGCAGCTTGAGGCGGCCAATCCCAGCCTCAAGGTGACGCTGACCATCCCGATGACCACCATCGGGCTTCCCGACACCGGTCGGGACGAGATCCAGCAGGCGATCAACGACGGGGCCCGGATCGACCGGGTCAACATCATGGACTTCGATTTCGGGCTCAGCTCCGGCACCGAGACGGCCGCTGCCGAGACCGTGGCCGGCGACGTGGTCGCACAGTTGCAGAAGCTCTACGGCTGGGACGCCGCCACCGCGTGGGCGCACCTGAGCGTGCAGCTGATGAACGGTCACACCGACCAGCCCAGTGAGCTGTTCACCCAGTCGACCTTCACCGACCTGCTCGGCTTCGTGCAGGCCAACCACGCCGCCGCGTTCTCCTACTGGGACGTCAACCGGGACCGCGCCTGCGACCCGAGCGTCGTCCACAACTGGGCCGACGGGGCGTGCAGCAGCGTCACCCAGAACGCCTACGACTTCACCAAGATCCTCACCCAGTTCTCCGGCTGA
- a CDS encoding glycosyl hydrolase family 18 protein, translating to MPERVPSTPRTGRRGMRRGTALATATVLIAGSAALATTVTGASAASTNLLTNGDFETGSLIGWTCSLGSVVTSPVHGGSYSLLGAASSSDDAQCSQTVTVLPNTTYSLSGYVEGAYVYLGATGTGVTASNWTPSATSWQQLSTSFTTGSATTSVQVYVHGWYGQGSYHADDVTLTGPAGSSSSPSASASASASASASASASASASSSPSASASPSASASASASASPSSTATTGTGSGPTGDGLVSTPTGVSAKVTNTAVTLSWAASTDNSQTGDTPGYYVYSGSNLVATSMGTSVTVSSLLPNTAYSFTVQGYDKDGHASAQSGAVSATTAGAATGAMKSAYFDQWSIYGNAYYPKNVGTSGAAANMKVITYAFENIDPTAHTCFEAVKASDSTNESDASAGDGAGDAFADYQKSYTSDISVDGTSDTWSQPIKGNFNQLRELKAKYPNLKINLSIGGWTYSKYFSDAAATDASRKAFVSSCINMFIKGNLPTGVSGDASGGTGAGAGLFDGIDIDWEYPASAGGHTGNHTSAADTANYSALLAEFRTELDAYGASIGKHFLLTAALPSGQDKIALIQPAQIAKSLDYGDIMTYDMHGAWDSTGPTNFQDPLHNTASDPSTAIAPGTEKYNVDNTIKAYTSGDSAYGITGGFPASKLVLGVPFYFRGWTGVSAGSNYGLYQSATGASPVQTYTQQAGIADWKELAAKGLTTGSTVHWDATTQSSWIYDGTNFYTGDTPQAITARGAYATSNGLGGIFAFSFEGDDSSGSLINTMNSSMQ from the coding sequence ATGCCAGAACGCGTCCCGTCCACCCCCCGCACCGGAAGACGAGGGATGAGGCGCGGCACCGCGCTCGCCACTGCGACGGTGCTGATAGCCGGTTCCGCCGCGCTTGCCACGACCGTCACCGGGGCCAGTGCCGCATCCACCAATCTGCTGACGAACGGCGACTTCGAGACCGGCAGCCTCATCGGTTGGACCTGCTCGCTCGGCAGCGTGGTCACTTCCCCGGTGCACGGCGGCTCGTACTCGCTGCTGGGTGCGGCGTCCAGCTCGGACGACGCGCAGTGTTCGCAGACCGTGACGGTGCTCCCCAACACCACATACAGCCTGTCGGGCTACGTCGAGGGCGCCTACGTCTACCTCGGTGCGACCGGGACGGGCGTGACCGCGAGCAACTGGACGCCGAGCGCGACAAGTTGGCAGCAGCTGTCGACCTCCTTCACGACCGGTTCGGCGACGACGTCGGTGCAGGTGTACGTGCACGGCTGGTACGGGCAGGGTTCGTACCACGCCGATGACGTGACGCTGACCGGGCCCGCCGGGAGCAGCAGCAGCCCCTCGGCGAGTGCGAGCGCGTCGGCCAGCGCTTCGGCCTCCGCCTCGGCCTCCGCCAGTGCTTCCTCCTCGCCGTCGGCGAGTGCGAGCCCGAGCGCCAGCGCGAGCGCCTCCGCCTCGGCGTCCCCCAGCAGCACCGCCACCACCGGCACCGGCAGCGGTCCGACCGGTGACGGCCTGGTGAGCACCCCCACCGGTGTCAGCGCGAAGGTGACCAACACCGCGGTGACCCTCTCCTGGGCGGCGTCCACGGACAACTCGCAGACCGGGGACACCCCCGGCTACTACGTCTACTCGGGCTCCAACCTGGTGGCGACCTCGATGGGCACCTCGGTGACCGTCAGCTCGCTGCTGCCGAACACGGCCTACTCCTTCACCGTCCAGGGGTACGACAAGGACGGCCACGCCTCGGCGCAGTCCGGCGCGGTGTCGGCGACCACGGCCGGCGCGGCGACCGGTGCGATGAAGTCGGCGTACTTCGACCAGTGGTCGATCTACGGCAACGCCTACTACCCGAAGAACGTCGGGACCTCCGGCGCGGCCGCGAACATGAAGGTCATCACCTACGCGTTCGAGAACATCGACCCCACCGCGCACACCTGCTTCGAGGCGGTGAAGGCCAGCGACTCCACCAACGAGTCCGACGCCAGCGCTGGTGACGGCGCGGGCGACGCCTTCGCGGACTACCAGAAGTCCTACACCAGCGACATCAGCGTCGACGGCACCTCGGACACCTGGTCGCAGCCGATCAAGGGCAACTTCAACCAGCTGCGGGAACTGAAGGCCAAGTACCCCAACCTGAAGATCAACCTCTCCATCGGCGGCTGGACCTACTCCAAGTACTTCTCGGACGCGGCGGCCACCGACGCCTCCCGGAAGGCGTTCGTCTCCTCCTGCATCAACATGTTCATCAAGGGCAACCTGCCGACCGGTGTCTCCGGTGACGCCTCCGGCGGTACCGGCGCGGGCGCGGGCCTGTTCGACGGGATCGACATCGACTGGGAGTACCCGGCCTCGGCCGGCGGCCACACCGGCAACCACACCTCGGCCGCCGACACCGCCAACTACTCGGCGCTGCTGGCCGAGTTCCGCACCGAGCTGGACGCCTACGGCGCGAGCATCGGCAAGCACTTCCTGCTGACCGCGGCGCTGCCCAGCGGCCAGGACAAGATCGCGCTGATCCAGCCCGCGCAGATCGCCAAGTCCCTGGACTACGGCGACATCATGACCTACGACATGCACGGCGCCTGGGACTCGACCGGTCCGACCAACTTCCAGGACCCGCTGCACAACACGGCCTCCGACCCGAGCACGGCGATCGCGCCCGGGACCGAGAAGTACAACGTCGACAACACCATCAAGGCCTACACCTCGGGTGACTCCGCGTACGGGATCACCGGCGGGTTCCCGGCGAGCAAGCTGGTGCTGGGCGTGCCGTTCTACTTCCGCGGCTGGACCGGGGTGTCGGCCGGCAGCAACTACGGCCTCTACCAGTCGGCGACCGGTGCCAGCCCGGTGCAGACCTACACCCAGCAGGCCGGTATCGCGGACTGGAAGGAGCTCGCGGCCAAGGGTCTGACCACCGGCAGCACGGTCCACTGGGACGCGACCACCCAGAGCTCCTGGATCTACGACGGCACCAACTTCTACACCGGTGACACCCCGCAGGCGATCACCGCGCGCGGCGCCTACGCCACGTCGAACGGGCTGGGCGGCATCTTCGCCTTCTCCTTCGAGGGCGACGACTCCAGCGGCTCGCTGATCAACACGATGAACAGTTCCATGCAGTAA
- the bcp gene encoding thioredoxin-dependent thiol peroxidase has product MTDQRTKLQAGDTAPAFTLPDADGKPVSLAEHLGRKVVVYFYPAALTPGCTKQACDFTDNLDLLAGAGYDVIGVSPDKPEKLGKFREKEHLKVTLVADPEKEVLQAYGAFGEKTMYGKTVTGVIRSTFVVDEAGKIEHAFYNVKATGHVAKLIRDLKIG; this is encoded by the coding sequence ATGACGGACCAGCGGACCAAACTGCAGGCCGGCGACACCGCCCCGGCCTTCACCCTCCCGGACGCCGACGGCAAGCCGGTCTCCCTGGCCGAGCACCTCGGCCGCAAGGTCGTCGTCTACTTCTACCCGGCCGCGCTGACCCCCGGCTGCACCAAGCAGGCCTGCGACTTCACCGACAACCTGGACCTGCTCGCGGGGGCCGGCTACGACGTCATCGGCGTCTCCCCGGACAAGCCGGAGAAGCTCGGCAAGTTCCGCGAGAAGGAGCACCTCAAGGTCACCCTGGTGGCGGACCCCGAGAAGGAGGTACTCCAGGCGTACGGGGCCTTCGGCGAGAAGACCATGTACGGCAAGACCGTCACCGGCGTGATCCGCTCCACCTTCGTCGTGGACGAGGCCGGCAAGATCGAGCACGCGTTCTACAACGTCAAGGCCACCGGGCACGTCGCCAAGCTGATCCGCGACCTCAAGATCGGCTGA
- a CDS encoding DUF3618 domain-containing protein — translation MGEVVGTRGKDSGPDGRSAAQIEADIIRTRKQLAATLDELAVAVHPSTIVGKAKADAKAAVDRTAGRAFVAANRGVEQLRAQFVDEKGNPRKERIVPVAAVAGAVVVGLVLLRRRKQ, via the coding sequence GTGGGCGAGGTCGTCGGCACGAGGGGCAAGGACAGCGGCCCGGACGGGCGTTCCGCAGCGCAGATCGAGGCGGACATCATCCGAACCCGAAAGCAGCTGGCGGCGACGCTGGACGAGCTGGCCGTAGCGGTGCACCCGTCCACGATCGTCGGCAAGGCCAAGGCCGACGCCAAGGCGGCGGTGGACCGGACGGCGGGCCGGGCGTTCGTGGCGGCCAACCGGGGCGTGGAGCAGCTGCGGGCCCAGTTCGTGGACGAGAAGGGCAATCCGCGCAAGGAGCGGATCGTGCCGGTGGCTGCTGTCGCCGGTGCGGTCGTGGTCGGCCTGGTCCTGCTGCGCCGCCGCAAGCAGTAG
- a CDS encoding co-chaperone GroES, whose amino-acid sequence MLHDRVLVRTDGPEGDRRSTGGILIPATAELSKRCAWAKVVAIGQNVRSIEPGDRVLYDPEDRSEVEVRGELYVLLRERDVHAVASERVGDTTGSTGLYL is encoded by the coding sequence ATGCTGCACGACCGGGTCCTGGTCCGTACGGACGGCCCGGAGGGCGACCGCCGCTCCACCGGCGGCATCCTGATCCCGGCGACGGCCGAGCTGAGCAAGCGATGCGCATGGGCCAAGGTCGTCGCGATCGGCCAGAACGTGCGTTCGATCGAACCCGGCGACCGGGTGCTCTACGACCCCGAGGACCGCTCCGAGGTCGAGGTCAGGGGTGAGCTGTACGTCCTGCTGCGGGAGCGCGACGTCCACGCGGTGGCGTCGGAGCGAGTGGGGGACACCACCGGCTCCACCGGTCTGTACCTCTGA
- a CDS encoding transglycosylase domain-containing protein, with protein MSSDPRGPQGEGWGPAGGDDPDGPAHPMDPDTLEAEDRAQGGGMGGGFRDRRRTKKQARKAARKAKPWWRRTIPTWRMVLGGLVGLLLLLVGAFVVMYMTVKVPDPNAAATAQSNVYYYADGKTELGRTGATNRISVPIDQIALNMQHAAVSAEDRTFYSNQGVSIRGTIRAGWQTVTGNGLQGGSTITQQYVKNYYLTQDQTVTRKAKEFFISLKVDQTMSKNDIMAGYLNTSYFGRNAYGIQAAAQAYYGMGAAQLSVPQSAYLAALLQAPSVYDVGTATTAGKAAAVARWNYVLDGMVKLGWVSQSDRNAMTFPTTKAPGPTLGVSGQAGYLIDIADQYLYNNNVITAAQLNAGGWKITTTFVKQNQDQLAAAVKKEFSDKLPNTSKAKDVRAAAGSVDPTTGKLVAAYGGPDYSTQQFNDATRTDIQVGSTFKAFDLAAGLQNNAKTQDGRAITPFTYYDGTSGRSVQGLPSGQTYAPPNEDNQDYGQITLAYAMKKSVNSVYAQAAVDAGLDNVRKTAIAAGLPADTPDMSSSNPALALGVATPSAVEMAGAYATIDNHGQQITPWSVQSLSHEGTSRTLPEHKTTQAFSRATADAVTSVLQGVVSTNGTGYVALDLNRPAAGKTGTTDDNKSAWFIGYTPQLVTSVGLFAEDATTHARLALGDAAGVTRVNGGSFPAQIWTDYMTSALKNQPVQQFTLDTSVVDNSNPAASASPTAPATTPAAGTTAPSTPTSTTPSASLSPSTTPSTAASTSGAATPSQSTTTTPTSTGTATSTAISLPTFPAATTRAGNP; from the coding sequence ATGAGCAGCGACCCGAGGGGACCTCAGGGAGAGGGCTGGGGCCCCGCCGGAGGAGACGACCCGGACGGTCCCGCGCATCCCATGGACCCGGACACCCTGGAGGCGGAGGACCGCGCCCAGGGCGGCGGCATGGGCGGCGGCTTCCGCGACCGGCGCCGCACGAAGAAGCAGGCCCGCAAGGCCGCCCGCAAGGCCAAGCCCTGGTGGCGCCGGACCATCCCGACCTGGCGGATGGTCCTCGGCGGGCTGGTCGGCCTGCTGCTGCTCCTGGTCGGCGCCTTCGTCGTGATGTACATGACCGTCAAGGTGCCCGACCCCAACGCCGCCGCCACCGCGCAGAGCAATGTGTACTACTACGCCGACGGCAAGACCGAGCTCGGCCGCACCGGCGCGACCAACCGGATCTCCGTCCCGATCGACCAGATCGCGCTGAACATGCAGCACGCCGCGGTCTCCGCCGAGGACCGCACCTTCTACAGCAACCAGGGCGTCAGCATCCGGGGCACCATCCGGGCCGGCTGGCAGACCGTCACCGGCAACGGCCTGCAGGGCGGCTCCACCATCACCCAGCAGTACGTCAAGAACTACTACCTGACCCAGGACCAGACGGTCACCCGCAAGGCCAAGGAGTTCTTCATCTCGCTCAAGGTCGACCAGACCATGAGCAAGAACGACATCATGGCCGGGTACCTCAACACCAGCTACTTCGGCCGCAACGCCTACGGCATCCAGGCCGCCGCCCAGGCCTACTACGGCATGGGCGCCGCCCAGCTGAGCGTCCCGCAGTCGGCCTACCTCGCCGCCCTGCTGCAGGCCCCCAGCGTCTACGACGTCGGCACCGCCACCACGGCCGGCAAGGCCGCCGCGGTGGCCCGCTGGAACTACGTGCTGGACGGCATGGTCAAGCTCGGCTGGGTCAGCCAGAGCGACCGCAACGCGATGACCTTCCCCACCACCAAGGCGCCGGGGCCGACGCTCGGCGTCAGCGGGCAGGCGGGCTACCTCATCGACATCGCCGACCAGTACCTGTACAACAACAACGTCATCACCGCGGCCCAGCTCAACGCCGGCGGCTGGAAGATCACCACCACCTTCGTCAAGCAGAACCAGGACCAGCTGGCCGCCGCCGTGAAGAAGGAGTTCAGCGACAAACTGCCGAACACCTCGAAGGCCAAGGACGTCCGCGCCGCCGCCGGCTCGGTCGACCCCACCACCGGCAAGCTGGTGGCCGCCTACGGCGGCCCCGACTACTCCACCCAGCAGTTCAACGACGCCACCCGCACCGACATCCAGGTCGGCTCCACCTTCAAGGCCTTCGACCTGGCCGCCGGACTGCAGAACAACGCCAAGACCCAGGACGGCCGGGCGATCACCCCGTTCACCTACTACGACGGCACCAGCGGACGCAGCGTCCAGGGCCTGCCCTCGGGCCAGACCTACGCACCGCCGAACGAGGACAACCAGGACTACGGCCAGATCACCCTCGCCTACGCCATGAAGAAGTCGGTCAACTCGGTGTACGCGCAGGCGGCCGTCGACGCGGGCCTGGACAACGTCCGGAAGACCGCCATCGCCGCCGGGCTCCCCGCCGACACCCCGGACATGAGCTCCAGCAACCCCGCCCTCGCCCTCGGCGTGGCCACCCCCAGCGCCGTCGAGATGGCCGGGGCCTACGCCACCATCGACAACCACGGCCAGCAGATCACCCCCTGGTCGGTCCAGTCGCTCAGCCACGAGGGCACCAGCAGGACGCTGCCCGAGCACAAGACCACCCAGGCCTTCAGCCGCGCCACCGCCGACGCCGTCACCTCGGTGCTGCAGGGCGTCGTCAGCACCAACGGCACCGGCTATGTGGCGCTCGACCTCAACCGCCCCGCGGCGGGCAAGACCGGCACCACCGACGACAACAAGTCCGCCTGGTTCATCGGCTACACCCCGCAGCTGGTCACCTCGGTCGGCCTGTTCGCCGAGGACGCCACCACCCACGCCCGGCTCGCGCTCGGCGACGCCGCCGGGGTCACCCGGGTCAACGGCGGGTCCTTCCCGGCCCAGATCTGGACCGACTACATGACCTCGGCGCTCAAGAACCAGCCGGTCCAGCAGTTCACCCTGGACACCTCGGTCGTCGACAACAGCAACCCCGCCGCCTCGGCCAGCCCCACCGCCCCGGCCACCACCCCGGCAGCCGGCACCACCGCCCCGTCCACCCCGACGTCCACCACCCCGTCCGCGAGCCTCTCCCCGTCGACCACCCCCAGCACCGCGGCGTCCACCTCCGGCGCAGCCACCCCGAGCCAGTCCACCACGACCACCCCCACCAGCACCGGCACCGCGACATCCACCGCCATCAGCCTGCCCACCTTCCCGGCGGCAACGACCCGCGCGGGCAACCCGTAG
- a CDS encoding ABC-2 family transporter protein → MRLYAAVARSSFRRYAGYRAATWAGVLTNTVFGFFIAYTYQALWQVRPHLGGYDLSAALTYVWLGQALLMPVAAMGGGVQDDIEARIVNGDIAVDLYRPVDQQVWWLAADLGRSCYHLLSRGIVPMLVGSLFFHLRMPAGGPATQALTWAGALLSVGLAVVVSFLLRYLAALTGFWLMDPRGVRQVTVVLGMFFSGFLLPLSLLPTALAAVAQHLPWAAMVQIPLDVFLQRRTGAALAAGLLLQLGWAGVLLGAGQLLQRAVVRKVVVQGG, encoded by the coding sequence CTGCGGCTGTACGCCGCGGTGGCCCGCAGCAGCTTCCGGCGCTACGCCGGGTACCGCGCCGCCACCTGGGCGGGCGTGCTCACCAACACCGTCTTCGGCTTCTTCATCGCCTACACCTACCAGGCGCTCTGGCAGGTCCGGCCGCACCTGGGCGGCTACGACCTCAGCGCCGCCCTCACCTACGTCTGGCTCGGCCAGGCCCTGCTGATGCCGGTCGCCGCGATGGGCGGCGGCGTCCAGGACGACATCGAGGCCAGGATCGTCAACGGCGACATCGCCGTGGACCTCTACCGCCCGGTGGACCAGCAGGTGTGGTGGCTGGCCGCCGACCTCGGCCGGTCCTGCTACCACCTGCTCAGCCGGGGCATCGTGCCGATGCTGGTCGGCAGTCTGTTCTTCCATCTGCGGATGCCGGCCGGCGGTCCGGCGACGCAGGCGCTGACCTGGGCCGGAGCGCTGCTCTCGGTCGGCCTCGCGGTGGTCGTCAGCTTCCTGCTGCGCTACCTGGCCGCGCTGACCGGCTTCTGGCTGATGGACCCGCGCGGGGTGCGGCAGGTCACGGTGGTGCTGGGGATGTTCTTCTCCGGTTTCCTGCTGCCGCTGTCGCTGCTGCCGACCGCACTCGCGGCGGTGGCGCAGCACCTGCCCTGGGCGGCGATGGTGCAGATCCCGCTGGACGTGTTCCTGCAGCGCCGCACCGGTGCGGCGCTCGCGGCCGGGCTGCTGCTGCAACTGGGCTGGGCCGGGGTGCTGCTGGGGGCCGGGCAGCTGCTCCAGCGCGCGGTGGTGCGGAAGGTGGTGGTCCAGGGTGGCTGA
- a CDS encoding ABC transporter permease, producing the protein MSAPLSPYRRTREALRAYRLVAGMWLRASLAYRASFWITTIGNGVTSLLDFVVIAVMFRHTTTLGGWTLPQVAFLYGTSGLTLGLADLLVGSLDQLGQRVRDGSVDTVLVRPAAALAQLGADRFALRRAGRVVQSLLVLGWSLVELRLDWTVPKLLVMAVLVLCGTVIFGSVFVAGAAFQFFATDAAEVQNSVTYGGATMLQYPPSVFARDLVRGAVYGVPLAFVNWLPALYLLGLPDPIGVPGWFRFASPLAALLCATAAGLAWRAGIRSYRSTGS; encoded by the coding sequence ATGAGCGCCCCGCTGTCCCCGTACCGGCGGACCAGGGAGGCCCTGCGGGCGTACCGGCTGGTGGCCGGGATGTGGCTGCGGGCCTCGCTGGCGTACCGGGCCTCGTTCTGGATCACCACCATCGGCAACGGGGTGACCTCGCTGCTGGACTTCGTCGTCATCGCGGTGATGTTCCGGCACACCACGACCCTGGGCGGCTGGACCCTGCCGCAGGTCGCCTTCCTGTACGGGACCTCCGGTCTGACGCTGGGCCTGGCCGACCTGCTGGTGGGCAGCCTGGACCAGCTGGGGCAGCGGGTCCGCGACGGCTCGGTGGACACCGTGCTGGTCCGTCCGGCCGCCGCGCTGGCGCAGCTGGGCGCGGACCGCTTCGCGCTGCGCCGGGCCGGACGGGTGGTGCAGAGCCTGCTGGTGCTGGGCTGGTCGCTGGTGGAGCTGCGGCTGGACTGGACCGTTCCCAAGCTGCTGGTGATGGCCGTGCTGGTGCTGTGCGGGACGGTGATCTTCGGCTCGGTCTTCGTCGCCGGGGCGGCCTTCCAGTTCTTCGCCACGGACGCGGCCGAGGTGCAGAACTCGGTGACCTACGGCGGGGCGACCATGCTCCAGTACCCGCCTTCGGTGTTCGCCCGGGACCTGGTCCGCGGGGCGGTCTACGGGGTCCCGCTGGCGTTCGTGAACTGGCTGCCCGCGCTCTACCTGCTGGGCCTGCCCGACCCGATCGGGGTGCCCGGCTGGTTCCGCTTCGCCTCGCCGCTGGCGGCGCTGCTGTGCGCGACGGCGGCCGGGCTCGCCTGGCGGGCGGGGATCCGCTCGTACCGCAGTACCGGAAGTTGA